Sequence from the Spirochaetota bacterium genome:
TTCTTTTGATAAAAAAGTCATTTCAGAAAGTCTTGAAGCTCTGAAAAAAACAAATCGTGAGTACAGAGATTTATTTTCACAAGAAAAAGAACGATTTTATGAAATAAAACAAAATACCGAAGATGCTATTTATAATAAAATTCAAGATTTTTTAAAAAAATAAGAATTAATGTAATTAAAAAAAAACTACCCTCTTACTTATAAGAGGGTAGTTTTTTTGTTATTTAATAATTTTATTATTTTTTTGATCCTAAGATTTTTATTAGTTTTGAAAAGTCTATAAAGTCTTTCTTTTCAGAAAGACTTGCTCCACTAGTAATATCTGCTTTTGTTCCTACTCGATGTAGTGAACCATCTGCTAATTTCAATCCAGTATATCCAGATTTGCCATTTTCTTTATAAAAAGCCTCTATTTCTGTTTTAGCTTCATCAAAAAAGAATATATACTCCCCACTATCGGGTGCTGATTTCGGAACTTTCACATCTCCGTTAGCTTCAACAGTTAATAATTTACCATCTGTATTAAAAAAAGATATGCTTCTCGCATTAGAAATCCATTTTTCATTATTTTCATTTTTATTACACGATACAACTACTAATAATAATAAAAGTGAGTTTTTTTTCATATTAATACCCTTAATTTATATTATTTTTAGCTCGTTTTTTCTGCATTTCTTGAATAGAACTGATCGAAGTACCCCAAGCTCTTTTTGCTGTTTCACTATAATCTCTTTTATAATTAAACATATGATAAAAATCTACCCCAAAACCCCAAGTAAAATGAATAGCATGATGTGGAACATGAAACTCACCTGTATAAAAATTACTAGGCTCTATCAATCCTGAAGGATCTATTTTTCCAGAGTATGGTACTTTAGCATATCCTGCTGTATACTTTAATTCTAAAAATCCAATAAGATAGTCTGCAATAGGAATACGCATTTGTAATGCTAATTGCCCTCCAACTCCAGCCACAGTAAAGCTTTTACCACCAGTACCATTATAAACACCATCAATAATAGATTCAGCATGAGCAATAACCATACCAAAGCCTATTCTTGCAATTAATTCTATTCCCTTATTCGCATATAATTTATTTGCATAGTTCAAAAGAAATAAATTATATCCATGAGAAATATCAAAATGCTGAATATGACTATTTGTATTAATTAAAAATATTTTTTGATGTATCCATTCTAGTTCTATTCCCCATTTATGAGTGCTGTTCCAAATTCCATTTCGAGCAGCCCAATAAGGAGAATCTTCTACAACTGTAAAAGATCTAGATTCCCATTGAGGATTATAAACAATAGGAGACCCTAGACCATATTCTGTCATCGTAGAGGGTAAATTTAGATTATAACCCCATAAAAATTCAAAAACTAAATTTGCTCTCGTTGTTATAGGTGAAAAAAATATTATTAACACTAAGATTAAATTTTTCATTGACATACCTCATTATATATATGTAACAGTATAAAGGGTTGTATATATATTTGTCAATAAATATATAAATAAATCTCATTAAATACTATATTGACAATTATTATAAAATATATTATAATAATTAAAATAATTTAAAGAGGAAATTTTATGGATTATAAATCTAAGACATTTACTTATCCTAATATTTTTAATTTTTCTATTTCAAATGATTATTAAATTTAAATACCGATTTTCAATCGGTATTTTTTTTATACTTATTTTCATAAAATAACAAATAATATAAAATAATACAAAGGAATCAACTATGAAAGCCAAATTGATACTAAGTAATGGTGATATTTTTATTGGAAAAACTTTAGGTTATATTACTGAAACTACTGTGGCTGAGCTAGTATTTAATACTTCTATGAGTGGATTTCAAGAAATCATGACAGATCCATCTTATTATGGACAAATGGTTACATTATCTTATCCTTTGGTTGGTAATTATGGATTTAATGCTGATGATATTCAATCAATAGATCCAAAAATATCAGCTTTAATTGTAAAAGAAGATTGTAAATTTCCTTCTAACTTCCGTTGTGAAATGACCTTAAGAAATTATTTAAGACAATACAAAATTCCTGGAATTAAAGGTGTAGATACTAGAGCTTTGGTTCGTATTATTCGCGAAAATCCAGGTATGACATCTATTATTACAACAAAAGATCTTACTCAACACCAAATTCGTACTCTTTGTAGTGAATTTTCCAATAAAGATGCTATCTCAAAAGTTACTTGCAAAGAAAGTTTTGATTTTTCACTTATTACCAAAAATACTAGGTACAAAATAGCAGTTATTGATTATGGCGTAAAGCGTTCTATCTTAACTAATTTTACAGAATTAAATTGTGCTGTTCGTGTTTTTCCTTATACCACAACAAGTTCAGAAATTGAAGAATGGAATCCTGATATTATCTTTTTGTCTAATGGTCCAGGAGATCCATCAACACTTTACAACAAACTTGAATTCTTACAACCTTTCTTTGGTAAAAAACCCATTGTCGGAATTTGTTTAGGTCATCAATTATTAACCTTAGCTTTAGGAGGTGAAACCTCTCGCTTGAATTATGGACATAGGGGCGGGAATCATCCTGTACTCGATATTTTAAAAGATAAAATATTAGTAACTTCACAAAATCATGGTTATTTTGCTTCTAAATTACCAAAAGATGTTATAGAAACTCACAAAAATCTTATTGACCAAACAAATGAAGGAATGATGTCTGACAAACTTGGAATCAAATCTGTTCAATTTCACCCAGAAGCTGGTCCTGGACCAAACGATGGCAAGGTTTTATTTGGAGAATACTTAGATTTTGCAGATAAATTTTATCAAAAGGAAGCTAACTAATGAAAAAATTTAATAAAATTCTTGTTATTGGATCTGGTCCTATTATTATTGGGCAAGCTGCCGAATTTGATTATTCAGGAACACAAGCTTGTCAAGTTCTCAAAGAAGAAGGGATAGAAGTAATCTTACTCAATCCCAATCCTGCCACTATTATGACTGACACCTCTTCAGCCGACAAAGTTTATCTCGAACCACTTACGATACAAACAGTAGAAAAAATATTTATAGAAGAACAGCCTTGTGGAATTTTGTGTAATCTTGGTGGTCAAACAGCTCTTAATCTTGCTATAGAATTATCTGAACATGGTATCCTAGAAAAATATAATATAGAAATGTTAGGCTCGAGTATTGACACTATCAAAAAAGGGGAAGATAGAGAAATTTTCCGTAATCTGATGAATGAAATCAACGAACCTATTGTAAAAAGTGAGATTGTTCATACTATAGAAGATGGGCTTAACACAGCTGGACATATTGGTTACCCTGTTATTGTTCGGCCAGCTTTTACATTAGGTGGTACTGGTGGCGGTATCGCAGATACCCCTGAAGAATTAAAAGAAATTCTAACAAAAGGTCTTATTCTTAGTCCTGTACACCAAGCCTTAATCGAAAAAAGTATCAAAGGTTGGAAAGAAATTGAATTTGAAATTATGCGTGATCACAAAGGTAATTCTATTTCTGTATGTCATATGGAAAATCTTGACCCTGTAGGAATTCATACAGGTGATAGTATCGTCGTTGTCCCATGTCAGACTCTATCCGACAAAGAAATTCAAATGTTACGCTCATCAGCAATTCATATTACTTCAGAAGTTGGTGTTATTGGTGCTTGTAATGTACAATTTGCTCTCCACCCTGAATCTTTTGATTATATCGTTATCGAAATTAATCCTCGTGTAAGTCGTTCTTCTGCCTTAGCTTCTAAAGCTTCAGGTTATCCTATTGCTCGTATTGCTACCAAAATATCTATAGGGTATGGATTAGACGAAATTATTAACGAAGTTACTGGAAAAACTCCTGCTTGTTTTGAACCGTCATTAGATTATGTTGTTGTTAAAATACCCAAA
This genomic interval carries:
- the carA gene encoding glutamine-hydrolyzing carbamoyl-phosphate synthase small subunit — protein: MKAKLILSNGDIFIGKTLGYITETTVAELVFNTSMSGFQEIMTDPSYYGQMVTLSYPLVGNYGFNADDIQSIDPKISALIVKEDCKFPSNFRCEMTLRNYLRQYKIPGIKGVDTRALVRIIRENPGMTSIITTKDLTQHQIRTLCSEFSNKDAISKVTCKESFDFSLITKNTRYKIAVIDYGVKRSILTNFTELNCAVRVFPYTTTSSEIEEWNPDIIFLSNGPGDPSTLYNKLEFLQPFFGKKPIVGICLGHQLLTLALGGETSRLNYGHRGGNHPVLDILKDKILVTSQNHGYFASKLPKDVIETHKNLIDQTNEGMMSDKLGIKSVQFHPEAGPGPNDGKVLFGEYLDFADKFYQKEAN